A single region of the Streptomyces sp. AM 4-1-1 genome encodes:
- a CDS encoding LamG-like jellyroll fold domain-containing protein produces MAALSVLGLPGPVAGAATPTASRTATSQEPNEGQRALARAAETGSRVEVVEQRSERTTVFANPDGFTFTLEQSAVPVRVASAGAWVEPDPTLERRADGSVGPRAAAVDMSFSGGAGDPLVRIADAGRSLELEWPTKLPTPTLDGPSAVYHEVLPDVDLKVTATAESFQEVLVVKSPSAAADPRLGELRFAMRTKGLTVREGASGTLAAVDGDGRTVFRAPPAQMWDSAGAAAAGRTAAPRPGTATPSGPSALSAPSVTGAVASGSGSGSGLEPGQGDNVAGMEVRVDDDTLAVVPDARMLTSTAPSAYPLFIDPTVTWGESERTLLRSDGYVSYGWGNGDDGQGKGAGKCGTWSGYYCGPGYVQRLYFEFSPASLKGKQVLSATFRVTEPWAFQCSPRWVDLVRTDNISSSTKWSSRPKDLDLMVDRNVSAGRGSLCDPNSPTKPIEFKDNPAETNENLTPTVKNFAAGKFSRLTLMLKAHDEGDTSAWKRFKNDAVLAVGFVGLPAKPTGIGLVTGSGTVCETKESDPAIVSDPTPTLTSTPQTASGGEKDAQLRVAMDVDKKAADGTWANAITEMERPTSGYVGDNVKLTASTTTLAEGPLYRYRSWTRSYYNKGKSQLPGPSNGSTTGWCYFKVDPTAPKAPKITFGSTYTECTTNACAPAGGPGKKDTFTFSAASGDTNVAYQYRLSGDAAWSAERSGASVQQVITPQKPGTFRLYVRAKDTVGRWGAQNLVDFLVAAGEGPVGRWHFDEASGVAKDSATADGADDATLAGGAVRDDRGRLGLITRDATGERLETPVTDRGLSLNGTGAYAATGGPALETRSAYTVSAWARIDRTTGVGIVASQDGARYSPFILCYSKDMGTWFFGAKEKSDTNDAYFGIVAKNPPVIGVWTHLAGTYDPATGKLTLYVNGVAQGSRTVTGGWEAAGAFQIGRYKWADVYQYYFPGGIDEVAVWQRALTAEEIADEARALTAPGYAGTELVADWSPERGTGTTIGDTTSGYGRALTLTGGASLDGEELVLDGVDDAATATAPVVDDTGSFTVTTLVTPDEAKLATKSVGYVGQVLGQRTADGSAWGLWFEVTGHRTVLDEETAEERSVPVGFWRFGRLNADGTSTSVVSDEEAAVDSAVRLTGIFDAQDGTVSLRVGYVLNGEPKAFTAKAGTGEFAVGKGFGGGTWKHFLPGRIAEVRVWAGAVASQSQAEDLVGD; encoded by the coding sequence ATGGCCGCACTGTCGGTGCTCGGGCTGCCGGGGCCGGTCGCGGGGGCCGCGACGCCCACCGCGTCCCGGACCGCCACGTCCCAGGAGCCGAACGAAGGGCAGCGCGCGCTGGCCCGCGCGGCGGAGACGGGGAGCCGGGTGGAGGTGGTGGAACAGCGTTCGGAGCGGACGACGGTGTTCGCGAACCCGGACGGATTCACCTTCACACTGGAGCAGTCGGCCGTCCCGGTACGGGTGGCGAGCGCCGGGGCGTGGGTGGAGCCCGATCCGACGCTGGAGCGCCGCGCGGACGGCTCGGTGGGGCCCAGGGCCGCCGCGGTGGACATGTCGTTCTCGGGCGGAGCCGGTGATCCGCTGGTGAGGATCGCGGACGCGGGTCGTTCGCTGGAGCTGGAATGGCCGACGAAGCTCCCCACCCCGACGCTGGACGGCCCGAGCGCCGTCTACCACGAGGTGCTGCCCGACGTGGACCTGAAGGTCACCGCGACGGCGGAGAGCTTCCAGGAGGTCCTGGTCGTCAAGTCGCCGAGTGCCGCCGCCGACCCCCGGCTGGGCGAACTGAGGTTCGCCATGCGAACGAAGGGCCTGACGGTACGTGAGGGGGCGTCGGGCACCCTGGCGGCGGTCGACGGGGACGGGCGGACCGTGTTCCGCGCCCCGCCCGCTCAGATGTGGGACTCCGCGGGCGCGGCGGCGGCCGGGCGGACGGCGGCGCCGCGTCCCGGGACCGCCACGCCGTCCGGGCCGTCCGCGCTCTCCGCACCGTCCGTGACCGGGGCGGTGGCCTCGGGCTCGGGCTCGGGCTCGGGACTGGAGCCGGGCCAGGGCGACAACGTCGCCGGGATGGAAGTGAGGGTCGACGACGACACGCTCGCGGTGGTGCCGGACGCGCGGATGCTGACGAGCACGGCCCCCTCCGCGTATCCGCTGTTCATCGACCCGACGGTGACCTGGGGGGAGTCGGAACGGACGCTGCTGCGCTCGGACGGCTACGTGTCGTACGGGTGGGGCAACGGCGACGACGGCCAGGGCAAGGGGGCCGGAAAGTGCGGCACGTGGAGCGGGTACTACTGCGGCCCCGGCTACGTCCAGCGGCTGTACTTCGAGTTCTCCCCGGCGAGCCTGAAGGGCAAGCAGGTGCTGTCGGCGACGTTCCGGGTCACCGAGCCGTGGGCGTTCCAGTGCTCACCGCGCTGGGTGGACCTGGTGCGCACCGACAACATCTCCTCGTCCACCAAGTGGTCCTCCCGGCCCAAGGACCTGGACCTGATGGTGGACCGGAACGTCTCCGCCGGGCGCGGTTCGCTCTGCGACCCCAACTCGCCCACCAAACCGATCGAGTTCAAGGACAACCCGGCGGAGACCAACGAGAACCTGACCCCCACCGTGAAGAACTTCGCCGCGGGCAAGTTCTCCCGGCTGACCCTCATGCTGAAGGCGCACGACGAGGGTGACACGTCGGCGTGGAAGCGGTTCAAGAACGACGCGGTGCTGGCGGTGGGCTTCGTCGGGCTGCCGGCGAAGCCGACGGGCATCGGGCTGGTGACCGGTTCGGGGACGGTGTGCGAGACGAAGGAGTCGGACCCGGCGATCGTCTCGGACCCCACCCCGACGCTGACGTCCACACCGCAGACGGCGTCCGGCGGTGAGAAGGACGCGCAGCTGCGGGTGGCGATGGACGTCGACAAGAAGGCGGCCGACGGCACCTGGGCGAACGCGATCACCGAGATGGAGCGTCCGACCAGCGGCTACGTCGGGGACAACGTGAAGCTGACGGCGTCGACGACGACCCTGGCGGAGGGGCCGCTGTACCGGTACCGGTCCTGGACGCGCTCGTACTACAACAAGGGCAAGAGCCAGCTGCCCGGCCCCTCGAACGGGTCGACGACCGGCTGGTGCTACTTCAAGGTCGACCCGACGGCTCCGAAGGCCCCGAAGATCACGTTCGGTTCGACGTACACCGAGTGCACCACCAACGCCTGCGCGCCCGCCGGCGGACCGGGGAAGAAGGACACGTTCACCTTCTCCGCGGCGTCGGGCGACACCAATGTGGCCTATCAGTACCGGCTGTCGGGGGACGCCGCGTGGTCGGCGGAGAGGAGCGGTGCCTCGGTCCAGCAGGTGATCACACCACAGAAACCGGGCACCTTCCGGCTGTACGTCCGGGCGAAGGACACCGTGGGCCGCTGGGGCGCGCAGAACCTCGTGGACTTCCTGGTCGCCGCGGGGGAGGGGCCGGTCGGCCGGTGGCACTTCGACGAGGCGAGCGGGGTCGCCAAGGACTCCGCCACGGCCGACGGCGCCGACGACGCCACGCTCGCGGGCGGCGCGGTGCGGGACGACCGGGGACGCCTCGGACTGATCACCCGCGACGCGACGGGTGAGCGGCTGGAGACGCCGGTCACCGACCGGGGACTGTCGCTCAACGGCACCGGCGCGTACGCCGCGACCGGCGGGCCCGCCCTGGAGACCCGGTCCGCGTACACCGTCTCGGCCTGGGCGCGGATCGACCGTACGACGGGTGTGGGGATCGTCGCCTCGCAGGACGGCGCGCGCTACTCACCGTTCATCCTCTGCTACTCGAAGGACATGGGCACCTGGTTCTTCGGGGCCAAGGAGAAGAGCGACACCAACGACGCCTACTTCGGGATCGTGGCCAAGAACCCGCCGGTCATCGGCGTGTGGACGCACCTCGCGGGGACGTACGACCCCGCCACCGGGAAGCTGACGCTGTACGTGAACGGTGTCGCGCAGGGCAGCCGGACGGTCACCGGAGGCTGGGAGGCGGCGGGAGCGTTCCAGATCGGACGCTACAAGTGGGCCGACGTGTACCAGTACTACTTCCCCGGCGGCATCGACGAGGTCGCCGTCTGGCAGCGGGCCCTGACGGCGGAGGAGATCGCCGACGAGGCGCGGGCGCTGACGGCCCCCGGGTACGCGGGCACCGAACTGGTCGCGGACTGGTCGCCCGAACGCGGCACGGGCACCACGATCGGGGACACGACCTCCGGATACGGGCGCGCTCTGACCCTCACCGGCGGGGCCTCGCTGGACGGTGAGGAACTGGTCCTGGACGGGGTGGACGACGCGGCCACCGCGACGGCCCCCGTGGTGGACGACACCGGTTCGTTCACGGTGACCACCCTGGTGACGCCGGACGAGGCGAAGCTCGCCACCAAGTCCGTCGGCTATGTGGGGCAGGTGCTGGGTCAGCGGACGGCGGACGGTTCGGCCTGGGGACTGTGGTTCGAGGTCACGGGCCACCGGACGGTCCTGGACGAGGAGACCGCGGAGGAGCGGTCGGTGCCGGTCGGGTTCTGGCGGTTCGGCAGGCTGAACGCGGACGGCACATCGACCTCCGTGGTGTCCGACGAGGAGGCGGCCGTGGACAGCGCGGTCCGGCTCACGGGGATCTTCGACGCCCAGGACGGGACGGTCTCCCTCCGGGTGGGATACGTGCTCAACGGCGAGCCGAAGGCGTTCACCGCGAAGGCCGGAACGGGTGAGTTCGCCGTGGGCAAGGGCTTCGGCGGCGGGACGTGGAAGCACTTCCTGCCCGGCCGGATCGCCGAGGTCCGGGTGTGGGCCGGGGCCGTGGCGAGCCAGAGCCAGGCCGAGGACCTGGTGGGCGACTGA
- a CDS encoding RHS repeat-associated core domain-containing protein encodes MALAAALTVPVGLAPVAYAGAGGLGRPDLPGQRVSKVRTIGGPGAKQARERVAKDRAANAAQADEAGAELRAVWPAPGTAKLTLAPAGRAVATPGGLPVTVTRPTAVSGGEAPGTARLTVLDRRSTDRLGITGVVLTAESAAGGRAEVGIDYSAFASASGGGWAGRLELVRLPACALTTPEEARCRTRTPLGSSNSTKKRTVTAEVPFTASAGDAAGGTAGRAATSANGAPTVLALTAAADSGGSAGGAGDYTATGLSDSSSWQAGASSGSFAWSYDFSLPPAAAGPTPPLGLSYDSGSVDGRTATTNNQGSSVGEGFALTESYIERSYGSCDKDGHDGVLDQCWKYDNARIVLNGKSSRLVKAAGGAWRLEGDDASLVTRSTGADNGDDDGEHWTVVTGDGTRYEFGLDKLDGAGARRTDSTWTVPVFGDDSGEPGYDKGTSFAGRSLTQAWRWNLDLVVDTHGNAATYWYAKETNHYKKNKSAKAGAAYTRGGYLKEITYGLREGALFTDDADGKVTFDHAERCTASDCSNLTKATASNWPDVPFDTLCAKDDADCRAESPSYFSRKRLTGVNTFSWSASAKKFEPVDSWALTQKYLDGGDIGDTSDHVLTLQSIRRTGRTGTAIALDPVSFTYQMRPNRVDATDDILPLTRPRLSTVTSETGSITTVTLSAPECVRSQVIDAPQDTNTRSCYPQFWNINGAPDASVDWFHKYRVLAVTISDPAGHNDTVENEYAYAGAAWHYADDPFTPKAERTWSDWRGYRQVTVYSGAKDTTRSKSVSVYMQGMDGDKRKNGTAASVTVPALASPALGIAAVKDADQYAGQLRQSVVHSGATAIAATMNEPWSQETARQTVPDAGDHVARHVRTKATTRYTYLTVPKTWRSTKTASTFDDHGMTETTTDHGDLAVSGDETCTRTWYARNETTGLTSLVSRARTVARSCVTTETALDLPTSSANRGDVLSDTATVFDKPAATAWTADQRPTKGDATWAGRATAYPAAATGGERHPTGWQKVATTTYDALGRPKAVTDALGKAANTTTYTPADAGPLTKTVVTNAKGQNAVTFLDPRRGLPQRAYDVNAKLTEVAYDALGRTTQVWKPNRVRGSQSPNATFAYHLSRTMPSSVASSALKADGETYNTTYTVYDALLRPLQTQSPSPLGGRVLTDTRYDSRGLAYETYSGIFDSATTPDGEYARAEYGEAPTQSETVYDGAGRATANSLYVYGVKKWTTTTSYTGDSTATGAPKGGSATRTITDARGRVVETREYAGQSPDDTAYGGTLGGSYTSTRTTYTPDGLQSAVTSAQDGAGWTYTYDLFGRRTRSVDPDKGLTVTEYDALDQAVKATDSRNRTILTGYDDLGRVEHTWDGAKTDAKLMTGRVYDTVAKGRLTSATRYVGGRGGQAYTRSVTAYDSLYHPTAGRLELAADDPLVQAGVPATLDFASNYRIDGTLGSSTEPAAGGLAKETVEYGYNALGQATSLTGATGYLRDADYSALGQVQQLTLGTGGPGAKNMYVTHTYEEGTGRLTRSHVTDQTHPYMLQDLGYTRDDAGNVLSVTDSATLGGTAQADKQCFGYDGHRRLVEAWTPVTADCALTGRTVAGLGGDAPYWTSYTYTDAGQRRTETTHTAAGTATTTYTYGTTAGQPHPLATTTGSRAGAYTYDQAGNTTGRPGAQAAQTLTWDTEGRLATVTEPAAGTKPALGTGYLYDADGELLVRRTTKGDGDTVLHLGASEIRLTKKGASTTLSGTRYYAAAGQTLAVRTSRAGTAAGGLSYLAGDQHGTSSLAVDATTQDVTKRRTTPFGAPRGTAPANWPDDKAFLGKPADTTTGLTHIGAREYDPGNGQFLSVDPVLSLDEHQSLNGYSYANQNPATHSDPTGLACYGGNHSASCNPNGQGGDPPGSDNCYAGNHSASCNPNGQGGALPGTTHSDRSGGGGGGGGGTGGSGGTVRLGGTPSGSSTPPLLLGPAPDTALPCYQTSACTSKSDLGPLFKKLTEMFKQAQALHELEEKCTKNPRTRQCIDLAFDGQNWEDMFTDENGVFNACTSYAHQGTSCGDVGDLNGKVGPSWLGPVAEAAQHGEVGYELCFVVCGAVSQAGDGHRYFSIGAVGFGGRATTGGATTAKSADQSWFSVEGCASLGPGVCGTVGTRSDPNEPTWSTAQSGTGDYWYGGSAAPGIGWFAGLKITFPLP; translated from the coding sequence ATGGCTCTGGCCGCGGCGCTGACGGTACCGGTGGGGCTGGCCCCGGTGGCGTACGCCGGAGCGGGCGGCCTGGGCCGTCCGGACCTGCCGGGACAGCGGGTCAGCAAGGTCAGGACGATCGGCGGACCCGGTGCGAAGCAGGCCCGTGAACGGGTCGCGAAGGACCGCGCGGCCAACGCGGCGCAGGCCGACGAGGCGGGCGCCGAACTGCGCGCGGTCTGGCCCGCACCGGGGACCGCGAAGCTGACCCTGGCCCCGGCCGGGCGGGCCGTGGCGACCCCGGGCGGGTTGCCGGTGACGGTGACCCGGCCCACGGCGGTCAGTGGCGGCGAGGCTCCCGGCACCGCCCGGCTGACGGTCCTGGACCGGCGGAGCACGGACCGGCTCGGCATCACGGGCGTGGTGCTGACGGCCGAGTCGGCCGCCGGGGGCCGGGCCGAGGTCGGGATCGACTACAGCGCCTTCGCCTCCGCCTCGGGCGGCGGCTGGGCGGGCCGGCTGGAACTGGTGCGGCTGCCCGCCTGCGCCCTCACCACGCCGGAAGAGGCGCGCTGCCGCACCCGGACCCCGCTGGGATCGAGCAACAGCACGAAGAAGCGGACGGTGACGGCCGAGGTCCCGTTCACCGCGTCGGCGGGCGACGCAGCGGGTGGCACGGCGGGCCGTGCGGCCACATCGGCGAATGGCGCCCCCACGGTGCTGGCGCTGACGGCCGCCGCGGACTCCGGCGGGTCGGCCGGTGGCGCCGGTGACTACACCGCCACCGGTCTGTCGGATTCCTCCTCCTGGCAGGCCGGGGCGAGTTCGGGCTCCTTCGCCTGGTCGTACGACTTCTCCCTGCCGCCCGCGGCGGCCGGCCCCACCCCGCCGCTCGGCCTCTCCTACGACTCCGGGAGCGTCGACGGACGCACCGCGACGACGAACAACCAGGGCTCCTCGGTGGGCGAGGGATTCGCCCTGACGGAGTCGTACATCGAGCGCTCCTACGGCAGTTGTGACAAGGACGGCCACGACGGCGTGCTCGACCAGTGCTGGAAGTACGACAACGCCCGCATCGTCCTGAACGGCAAGTCGTCCCGGCTGGTCAAGGCCGCCGGCGGGGCATGGCGGCTGGAGGGCGACGACGCCTCCCTGGTCACCCGCTCCACGGGCGCGGACAACGGAGACGACGACGGCGAGCACTGGACCGTCGTCACGGGAGACGGCACGCGGTACGAATTCGGCCTGGACAAGCTCGACGGCGCGGGCGCCCGGCGTACCGACTCCACCTGGACCGTGCCCGTGTTCGGTGACGACAGCGGCGAACCCGGCTACGACAAGGGCACCTCGTTCGCCGGACGTTCGCTCACCCAGGCGTGGCGCTGGAACCTCGACCTCGTCGTCGACACCCACGGCAACGCGGCGACGTACTGGTACGCGAAGGAGACGAACCACTACAAGAAGAACAAGTCGGCGAAGGCAGGCGCCGCCTACACCCGCGGCGGCTATCTGAAGGAGATCACGTACGGGCTGCGCGAGGGCGCGCTGTTCACCGACGACGCGGACGGCAAGGTCACCTTCGACCACGCCGAGCGCTGCACCGCGTCGGACTGCTCGAACCTGACGAAGGCCACCGCGTCGAACTGGCCGGACGTGCCGTTCGACACGCTCTGCGCGAAGGACGACGCCGACTGCCGCGCGGAGTCGCCCTCCTACTTCTCACGCAAGCGGCTGACCGGCGTCAACACGTTCTCCTGGTCGGCGTCGGCGAAGAAGTTCGAACCGGTGGACTCCTGGGCCCTCACCCAGAAGTACCTCGACGGCGGGGACATCGGGGACACCTCCGACCACGTCCTCACCCTCCAGTCGATCAGACGGACCGGCCGGACCGGAACCGCGATCGCCCTGGACCCGGTTTCGTTCACCTACCAGATGCGCCCGAACCGGGTCGACGCCACCGACGACATCCTGCCGCTGACCCGGCCGCGCCTGTCGACCGTCACCTCGGAGACCGGCTCCATCACCACCGTGACCCTGTCCGCTCCCGAGTGCGTCCGGTCCCAGGTCATCGACGCCCCGCAGGACACCAACACCCGGTCCTGCTACCCGCAGTTCTGGAACATCAACGGCGCCCCGGACGCGTCGGTGGACTGGTTCCACAAGTACCGGGTGCTGGCGGTGACCATCTCCGACCCGGCCGGTCACAACGACACGGTGGAGAACGAGTACGCGTACGCCGGGGCGGCCTGGCACTACGCCGACGACCCGTTCACCCCCAAGGCCGAACGCACCTGGTCCGACTGGCGCGGCTACCGCCAGGTCACCGTGTACAGCGGCGCCAAGGACACCACCCGCTCCAAGAGCGTGTCCGTGTACATGCAGGGGATGGACGGCGACAAGCGGAAGAACGGCACCGCCGCCTCCGTCACCGTCCCCGCCCTGGCCTCTCCGGCCCTCGGCATCGCGGCGGTCAAGGACGCCGACCAGTACGCCGGACAGCTCCGGCAGAGCGTCGTCCACAGCGGCGCCACCGCGATCGCCGCGACCATGAACGAACCCTGGTCGCAGGAGACCGCCCGGCAGACGGTTCCCGACGCCGGTGACCACGTCGCACGCCACGTCCGCACCAAGGCGACCACCCGCTACACCTATCTCACCGTCCCGAAGACCTGGCGTTCCACCAAAACCGCCAGCACCTTCGACGACCACGGCATGACCGAGACCACCACCGACCACGGCGACCTCGCCGTCTCCGGCGACGAGACCTGCACCCGCACCTGGTACGCCCGTAACGAGACCACGGGCCTGACCTCGCTGGTCTCACGCGCCCGCACGGTCGCCAGATCCTGCGTCACGACCGAGACCGCGCTCGACCTGCCGACGAGCAGCGCGAACCGGGGCGACGTGCTGTCCGACACGGCGACGGTCTTCGACAAGCCCGCGGCCACCGCCTGGACCGCCGACCAGCGGCCCACCAAGGGCGACGCCACCTGGGCCGGCCGCGCCACCGCCTACCCGGCCGCCGCCACCGGCGGTGAACGCCACCCCACCGGATGGCAGAAGGTCGCCACCACCACCTACGACGCGCTCGGCCGCCCCAAGGCGGTCACCGACGCCCTGGGCAAGGCCGCGAACACCACCACCTACACGCCCGCCGACGCGGGCCCCCTGACCAAGACCGTGGTCACCAACGCCAAGGGGCAGAACGCGGTCACCTTCCTCGACCCCCGGCGCGGACTGCCCCAGCGCGCCTACGACGTCAACGCCAAGCTGACCGAGGTGGCGTACGACGCGCTCGGCCGCACGACCCAGGTGTGGAAGCCGAACCGGGTCCGGGGCAGCCAGAGCCCCAACGCCACGTTCGCCTACCACCTCAGCCGCACCATGCCCTCCTCGGTGGCGAGTTCGGCGCTGAAGGCGGACGGCGAGACGTACAACACCACGTACACGGTCTACGACGCGCTCCTGCGGCCGTTGCAGACCCAGTCCCCGAGCCCGCTCGGCGGCCGGGTGCTCACCGACACCCGCTACGACAGCCGGGGCCTGGCGTACGAGACGTACAGCGGCATCTTCGACAGCGCCACCACCCCGGACGGTGAGTACGCCCGCGCGGAGTACGGCGAGGCGCCCACCCAGTCGGAGACCGTGTACGACGGCGCCGGCCGGGCCACCGCGAACTCCCTCTACGTGTACGGGGTGAAGAAGTGGACGACCACGACCTCCTACACCGGTGACTCGACCGCGACCGGCGCGCCGAAGGGCGGCTCCGCGACCCGCACCATCACCGACGCGCGCGGGCGCGTGGTCGAGACCCGCGAATACGCCGGGCAGAGCCCCGACGACACCGCCTACGGAGGCACGCTCGGCGGTTCCTACACCTCGACCAGGACCACCTACACCCCGGACGGCCTCCAGAGTGCGGTCACCAGCGCCCAGGACGGAGCCGGCTGGACGTACACGTACGACCTCTTCGGCCGTCGGACCAGATCCGTCGACCCCGACAAGGGGCTGACGGTGACCGAGTACGACGCTCTCGACCAGGCGGTGAAGGCCACCGACTCACGGAACAGGACCATCCTGACCGGCTACGACGACCTCGGGCGCGTCGAACACACCTGGGACGGCGCGAAGACCGACGCGAAGCTGATGACCGGCCGGGTCTACGACACGGTCGCCAAGGGCCGGCTCACCTCCGCGACCCGCTATGTGGGAGGCAGGGGCGGACAGGCGTACACCCGGTCGGTCACCGCCTACGACAGCCTGTACCACCCCACCGCCGGCCGGCTCGAACTCGCGGCGGACGACCCCCTGGTCCAGGCGGGTGTCCCCGCGACGCTGGACTTCGCGAGCAACTACCGCATCGACGGCACCCTCGGGAGCAGCACCGAGCCCGCCGCCGGCGGACTGGCCAAGGAGACCGTCGAATACGGCTACAACGCCCTGGGCCAGGCGACCTCGCTCACCGGCGCCACCGGCTATCTGCGCGACGCCGACTACTCCGCGCTGGGACAGGTCCAGCAACTGACCCTCGGCACCGGCGGACCCGGCGCCAAGAACATGTACGTCACCCACACCTACGAGGAGGGCACCGGCCGCCTCACCCGCAGTCACGTCACCGACCAGACCCATCCGTACATGCTCCAGGACCTCGGCTACACGCGGGACGACGCGGGGAACGTCCTGTCCGTCACCGACAGCGCCACCCTCGGAGGCACCGCGCAGGCCGACAAGCAGTGCTTCGGCTACGACGGCCACCGCCGTCTCGTCGAGGCGTGGACGCCCGTCACCGCCGACTGTGCCCTCACCGGCCGCACCGTCGCCGGGCTGGGCGGCGACGCCCCCTACTGGACCAGCTACACGTACACCGACGCGGGCCAGCGGCGCACCGAGACCACCCACACCGCGGCGGGCACCGCCACCACCACGTACACCTACGGCACCACCGCGGGCCAGCCCCATCCGCTCGCCACGACCACCGGCTCCAGGGCCGGGGCGTACACCTACGACCAGGCGGGCAACACCACCGGCCGCCCCGGCGCCCAGGCCGCCCAGACCCTGACCTGGGACACCGAGGGCAGACTCGCCACGGTCACCGAACCCGCGGCGGGCACCAAGCCCGCGCTCGGCACCGGCTACCTCTACGACGCCGACGGCGAACTCCTCGTCCGGCGCACCACGAAGGGCGACGGCGACACCGTTCTCCACCTCGGCGCGAGCGAGATCCGCCTCACCAAGAAGGGCGCGTCCACGACCCTGTCCGGCACCCGCTACTACGCGGCCGCGGGCCAGACACTCGCGGTGCGCACCTCCCGGGCGGGCACGGCGGCAGGCGGCCTCAGCTATCTCGCGGGGGACCAGCACGGCACCAGCAGCCTCGCGGTCGACGCCACCACCCAGGACGTCACGAAACGCCGCACCACCCCCTTCGGTGCCCCGCGGGGCACCGCCCCCGCCAACTGGCCGGACGACAAGGCGTTCCTCGGCAAGCCCGCCGACACGACGACCGGGCTCACCCACATCGGGGCCCGGGAGTACGACCCGGGCAACGGACAGTTCCTGAGCGTCGACCCGGTCCTCAGCCTCGACGAGCACCAGTCCCTCAACGGCTACAGCTACGCCAACCAGAACCCCGCCACCCACAGCGACCCCACCGGCCTCGCCTGCTACGGCGGCAACCACTCGGCGAGCTGCAACCCCAACGGGCAGGGCGGCGATCCGCCCGGCAGCGACAACTGCTACGCGGGCAACCACTCGGCGAGCTGCAACCCGAACGGCCAGGGCGGCGCGCTCCCCGGCACCACGCACAGCGACCGGTCCGGCGGCGGCGGAGGCGGTGGCGGAGGGACCGGTGGCTCGGGCGGCACCGTCCGGCTCGGCGGCACCCCTTCGGGCAGCAGCACCCCACCGTTGCTCCTCGGCCCGGCGCCCGACACGGCCCTGCCCTGCTACCAGACGTCCGCCTGCACGTCGAAGTCGGACCTGGGCCCGCTCTTCAAGAAGCTCACCGAGATGTTCAAGCAGGCACAGGCGCTGCACGAGCTGGAGGAGAAGTGCACCAAGAACCCGCGGACGCGGCAGTGCATCGACCTGGCCTTCGACGGCCAGAACTGGGAGGACATGTTCACGGACGAGAACGGCGTCTTCAACGCGTGCACGTCCTACGCCCACCAGGGGACGAGCTGCGGGGACGTGGGCGATCTCAACGGGAAGGTGGGGCCGTCGTGGCTGGGCCCCGTCGCTGAGGCGGCCCAGCACGGTGAGGTGGGGTACGAGCTGTGCTTCGTGGTCTGCGGAGCGGTCAGCCAGGCCGGTGACGGGCACCGCTACTTCTCGATCGGCGCGGTCGGATTCGGTGGCAGGGCCACCACCGGGGGCGCCACGACGGCGAAGAGCGCGGACCAGTCCTGGTTCAGCGTCGAGGGATGCGCGAGCCTAGGCCCGGGGGTGTGCGGCACGGTCGGCACCCGTTCCGACCCGAACGAGCCGACCTGGTCCACGGCGCAGTCGGGCACGGGCGACTACTGGTACGGCGGGTCGGCGGCCCCGGGGATCGGATGGTTCGCCGGCCTGAAGATCACCTTCCCCCTTCCCTGA